In the Phaseolus vulgaris cultivar G19833 chromosome 7, P. vulgaris v2.0, whole genome shotgun sequence genome, one interval contains:
- the LOC137828803 gene encoding BTB/POZ domain-containing protein At5g03250-like, which translates to MAFMRLGSKSDAFHHEGETWNCTTGLPSDVTVKVKETTFFLHKFPLLSRSGLLKKLITDFTNEDESNRVLQLDDVPGGDKTFALVIKFFYNVKLDVTASNVVSLRCAAEHLQMDENYGEGNLIAKTEAFLNEVFSNWSDSMKALQTCEEVKTCAEELHIVSRCIDSLAMKACSDPNMFNRNVEGHDSSKNSTQDPTLLNVISSETKSVSPSDDWWYEDLSLLSLPLFKRLILAIEGKGMKPDNVSRSLIYYIKRFVPLMNRQANDKNSVNPGTTTTSAISEANQRSLLEEILGLLPNKKGVTPSKYLLRLLSTAMILHASSSCIENLEKRIGSQLDQAELVDLLIPNMGHSVETLYDIDCIHRIIDHFMSISQATTASTSPCIIEEGPLVARTDALAPMTIVANLIDAYLAEVAHDVNLKLPKFQALASAIPDYARPLDDGLYHAIDVYLKTHPWLIDLEREQFCRLMNCQKLSLEASTHIAKNERLPLRVIVQVLFFEQLRLRTSISSWLYVSENLENSQKSSGNPGLPRNNDSQQLDPTHGAENLKDLVSELEKECSCIKSELQKLSKTKKSWSIFPKIFFRKNP; encoded by the exons ATGGCTTTCATGAGGCTTGGATCAAAATCAGATGCATTTCATCATGAAGGTGAAACATG GAATTGCACAACCGGACTTCCAAGTGATGTTACTGTCAAAGTaaaagaaacaacattttttcttCACAAG TTCCCATTACTTTCTAGAAGTGGATTGCTTAAGAAACTCATTACTGATTTCACAAATGAGGATGAATCAAATCGTGTTTTACAACTTGATGATGTTCCTGGTGGAGACAAAACATTTGCGCTTGTAATCAAGTTTTTCTACAATGTAAAGTTAGATGTCACAGCATCAAATGTGGTTAGTCTGAGATGTGCAGCAGAGCACCTACAGATGGATGAAAATTATGGTGAAGGGAATCTAATTGCAAAGACTGAGGCATTTCTTAATGAAGTCTTTAGTAATTGGTCAGACTCTATGAAAGCTCTTCAAACATGTGAGGAAGTTAAAACTTGTGCAGAAGAGTTACACATTGTGTCAAGATGCATTGATTCATTAGCAATGAAGGCATGTTCTGACCCAAACATGTTCAATAGAAATGTGGAAGGACATGATAGCTCAAAGAACTCAACTCAAGATCCCACCTTATTGAATGTAATTTCTTCTGAGACTAAATCGGTATCTCCAAGTGATGATTGGTGGTATGAGGATTTGTCTTTGTTAAGCTTACCCTTATTTAAGAGACTTATTTTAGCCATTGAAGGAAAAGGTATGAAGCCAGATAATGTTTCTAGATCCctcatatattatattaagaggTTTGTCCCTTTGATGAATAGGCAAGCAAATGATAAAAATAGTGTCAACCCTGGAACAACCACTACTAGTGCAATTTCTGAAGCAAATCAACGATCATTGCTTGAAGAAATTTTGGGTTTGCTTCCTAATAAAAAAGGGGTCACACCCTCAAAGTATCTACTTAGGTTGCTCAGCACAGCCATGATATTGCATGCAAGTTCATCATGCATAGAAAACTTGGAGAAAAGAATTGGATCACAACTTGACCAAGCTGAGCTTGTGGATCTTCTCATTCCAAATATGGGACACTCGGTTGAGACCCTTTATGATATAGACTGCATTCATAGGATAATTGACCACTTTATGTCTATATCCCAGGCTACAACTGCATCAACTTCTCCATGCATAATTGAAGAAGGTCCATTGGTAGCTAGAACTGATGCCCTTGCACCTATGACAATAGTGGCAAATTTAATAGATGCATATCTTGCTGAGGTGGCTCATGATGTTAATTTGAAGTTGCCCAAGTTTCAGGCCCTTGCTTCTGCAATTCCAGATTATGCCAGACCATTGGATGATGGTTTATATCATGCAATAGATGTGTACCTTAAG ACACATCCTTGGCTGATAGATTTAGAGAGAGAACAATTTTGTAGACTGATGAACTGCCAAAAACTTTCATTGGAAGCAAGCACCCATATAGCAAAAAATGAAAGGTTACCACTTCGAGTGATTGTACAAGTCCTCTTTTTTGAACAGCTTCGACTTCGCACATCAATTTCTAGCTGGTTGTATGTTTCAGAGAATCTTGAGAACTCACAAAAGTCCAGTGGAAATCCTGGCCTCCCAAGGAATAATGATAGCCAGCAACTAGACCCAACACATGGTGCTGAAAACCTGAAAGACCTTGTCTCAGAGCTAGAAAAGGAATGTTCATGCATCAAGAGTGAGCTTCAAAAGTTGTCTAAGACAAAGAAAAGTTGGAGTATTTtccctaaaatattttttaggaaAAATCCTTAG